Part of the Aquamicrobium lusatiense genome is shown below.
AAGCACGGCCAGCACCATCGACAGGCGCGCATTGTCCCAGCCGATCACGGCGCGGCGCGGCGTGCCCAGCGGCGAGGGGGCGACCAGCGCCTGGATCTCGACCAGAACCGGCCGCGTTCCTTCCATGCCGGCGAACACGGCAGCACCCGGTGCCTTGGCATGGCGCTCGCCGAGGAACAGTTCGGAGGGATTCGCCACCTCCCGCAGGCCCTTGTCGGACATCTCGAACACGCCGATCTCGTCGGTCGGCCCGAAACGGTTCTTCACCGTGCGCAGGATGCGGTAGTGATGGCCGCCTTCGCCCTCGAAATAGAGCACCCCGTCCACCATGTGCTCGACGACGCGCGGGCCGGCGATCTGCCCTTCCTTGGTGACGTGGCCGACCATGACGATGGCTGCCCCCGTCGACTTGGCGTAGCGGATCAGCGCCTGAGCCGAAGCGCGCACCTGCGTGACCGTGCCGGGGGCCGAATCGGCAAGGTCGGTCCACAGCGTCTGGATTGAATCGAGGATCACCAGATCCGGCCTCCGGCCGTCGGCGATGGTGGCCAGAATGTCCTCGACATTGGTCTCGGCGGCGAGCTCCACAGGAGCCTTGGCGACGCCGAGCCTTTGCGCGCGCAGCCGGATCTGGGCGACGGCTTCTTCGCCCGATACATAGACGATGCGGTGTCCCTGGCTGGCGAGTGCCGCCGCTGCCTGCGTCAGCAATGTCGATTTCCCGATGCCGGGGTCGCCGCCCACCAGCAGGGCCGAACCGCGCACGAAGCCGCCGCCGGTGGCGCGATCAAGCTCGCCAATGCCGGAAACGATACGCGGAGCATCCTCGATGTCACCGTCGAGCGAGGTGAGGGTGACGGCGCGCCCCTTGCGCGTGCTGCGCAGGGATGCAGGTCCCGCGCCGATGCCGCCCGCCGTACCTTCCTCGATCAGCGTGTTCCATTCGCCGCAGGAATCGCACTTGCCGGCCCAGCGCTGGTGCACCGCGCCGCAATTCTGGCAGATGAACTGGGTGCGTGGCGCCTTAGCCATGCGGAGCGCTCCTCTTCAGGAGGCCGCAGCCTGTCGCCGCCGGATGGAGAGCGTGGAGCAAAACCCTACTCGAACCTCTCCGGCAGGTGGCTTTCTTCCGCCAGATCG
Proteins encoded:
- the radA gene encoding DNA repair protein RadA: MAKAPRTQFICQNCGAVHQRWAGKCDSCGEWNTLIEEGTAGGIGAGPASLRSTRKGRAVTLTSLDGDIEDAPRIVSGIGELDRATGGGFVRGSALLVGGDPGIGKSTLLTQAAAALASQGHRIVYVSGEEAVAQIRLRAQRLGVAKAPVELAAETNVEDILATIADGRRPDLVILDSIQTLWTDLADSAPGTVTQVRASAQALIRYAKSTGAAIVMVGHVTKEGQIAGPRVVEHMVDGVLYFEGEGGHHYRILRTVKNRFGPTDEIGVFEMSDKGLREVANPSELFLGERHAKAPGAAVFAGMEGTRPVLVEIQALVAPSPLGTPRRAVIGWDNARLSMVLAVLEAHCGVRFSQHDVYLNVAGGYRISEPAADLAVAAALVSSLTGLALPPDCVYFGEISLSGAIRPVAHAQQRLKEAEKLGFANAVLPLARSRGSEEVSGGMGDGSFRPGELADLVARIAGSRRSRAADDE